The Daucus carota subsp. sativus chromosome 2, DH1 v3.0, whole genome shotgun sequence genome includes a window with the following:
- the LOC108208719 gene encoding E3 ubiquitin-protein ligase Os04g0590900 — protein MGSLDSTETLVPYMKTTDCSQGFCSSYCPQWCYVIFPPPPFVFSDENSSPSFSPLVVAIIGILASAFLLVSYYAIVSKFCGSMDSTRREIHNYPSVDLEGNYGPSNHEPWHVSGDGLDEVMIKSITVFEYKKGDGLIEGTECSVCLSEFQESENLRLLPKCSHAFHVKCIDTWLRAHSNCPLCRGDVVNLSTLTLQPPLPVPEAPMNPGIYFQGHRETDIAEADVAEEELTEADEIPKTPARADRDLGNPADGDPIPETGEAEYQQIRRSVSMSNLCQARVSIADVMCMDQDEEDSEFMSEDAGSSIAE, from the coding sequence ATGGGATCTTTGGATAGCACGGAAACTCTGGTTCCTTATATGAAAACCACGGATTGCTCCCAGGGTTTTTGTAGTTCATACTGTCCCCAGTGGTGCTATGTTATTTTTCCTCCACCGCCCTTTGTATTCTCCGATGAAAATTCAAGCCCGAGCTTTTCACCTCTTGTTGTAGCAATTATTGGGATTCTTGCAAGTGCTTTCCTCCTTGTTAGCTACTATGCCATAGTTTCCAAGTTCTGTGGGAGCATGGATTCCACAAGAAGAGAAATACATAACTACCCTAGTGTGGATTTAGAAGGGAATTATGGCCCGTCAAACCATGAACCCTGGCATGTTTCCGGTGATGGTTTAGATGAGGTTATGATCAAGTCTATTACCGTGTTCGAGTACAAGAAAGGTGATGGTTTGATTGAAGGAACAGAGTGCTCTGTATGTTTAAGTGAGTTTCAAGAAAGTGAAAACTTGAGGCTTTTACCAAAATGTAGCCATGCTTTTCATGTCAAGTGCATTGATACCTGGCTGAGAGCACACTCAAACTGTCCTCTTTGCCGCGGCGATGTTGTTAATCTCAGTACTTTGACCCTTCAGCCACCTCTACCAGTGCCAGAAGCTCCTATGAACCCTGGAATATATTTTCAAGGCCATAGAGAAACTGATATAGCAGAGGCTGATGTCGCGGAAGAAGAACTTACTGAAGCTGATGAAATCCCGAAGACTCCAGCTAGAGCTGACAGGGATTTAGGAAATCCTGCAGATGGAGATCCTATACCTGAGACTGGAGAAGCTGAATATCAACAAATCAGAAGATCGGTATCTATGAGCAACCTATGTCAAGCCCGGGTTTCTATAGCAGATGTTATGTGCATGGATCAAGATGAAGAGGATAGTGAGTTCATGAGCGAGGATGCCGGATCGTCGATAGCTGAATGA
- the LOC108209684 gene encoding uncharacterized protein At4g17910 isoform X2: protein MVTTAVDFVFVVIPLIIFPTVLADWTYINAILLLTVLLLCFTYRRCVSSVSLEGVQPVRTYISSYRVTMMLVTCFCILAVDFNIFPRRYAKTETYGTSVMDLGVGAYVLANSLVSRQARGIMKTSLRNALQSASPLLFLGFARIAFTSGVDYQVHVGEYGVHWNFFFTLAAVSILTSVVNIPPNYCGILGSLILIGYQVFLVRGLNLYLLSEERGSDIISQNKEGIYSIFGYWGLYLVGVQLGNFLFFGNHFSATITNNWSRIRVWILAILFWLLTLFLNQYVEKASRRMCNLAYVTYVLAANLQFLAMAMLADYIPGPKISILEEAFSKNLLGTFLLANLMTGLVNLSIDTIYVSPLPALIILSIYSLILSVAVVIADFYGLKLKFW from the exons ATGGTGACAACTGCAGTTGATTTTGTATTCGTTGTCATTCCTCTTATTATATTTCCAACT GTCCTGGCAGATTGGACTTACATTAATGCTATCTTATTGTTGACAGTGCTACTTTTATGTTTTACATATAGGAG ATGTGTTTCTTCTGTTTCCCTGGAAGGGGTTCAGCCTGTTAGGACATATATCTCATCATACAGAGTTACAATG ATGCTTGTTACATGCTTCTGTATTTTGGCTGTTGACTTCAATATATTTCCTCGGCGATATGCTAAAACTGAGACTTACGGCACTAGTGTG ATGGACCTTGGGGTAGGTGCATATGTTTTGGCGAATTCGCTGGTGTCACGTCAGGCTCGGGGCATCATGAAAAC GAGTTTGAGAAATGCACTCCAGTCAGCTAGTCCACTTCTTTTCTTAGGGTTTGCTCGCATTGCTTTCACTTCAGGAGTTGACTatcaa GTTCACGTGGGGGAATATGGAGTACATTGGAACTTTTTCTTCACACTTGCTGCTGTATCTATACTAACATCAGTAGTAAACATTCCCCCAAATTATTGTGGGATTCTAGGTTCATTAATACTAATAG GTTATCAAGTTTTCTTGGTGCGCggcttaaatttatatttgctTTCTGAAGAAAGGGGATCAGACATCATTAGCCAAAATAAGGAAGGAATCTATAGTATATTTG GATACTGGGGCTTGTATCTTGTTGGTGTCCAGTTGGGCAACTTTCTTTTTTTCGGAAATCATTTTTCTGCAACAATCACAAATAATTGGTCTAGAATCAGAGTTTGGATTCTTGCAATTCTGTTCtg GCTTTTAACATTATTCCTCAACCAGTATGTTGAAAAGGCCTCTCGCAGAATG TGTAACTTGGCATATGTGACCTATGTACTGGCAGCGAACCTACAG TTTCTGGCTATGGCAATGCTGGCTGATTATATTCCTGGACCCAAAATTTCCATACTTGAAGAAGCATTTAGCAAAAACTTATTGGGGACATTCCTTTTG GCAAATTTGATGACAGGGTTGGTGAATTTGTCCATAGATACCATATACGTATCTCCCTTGCCTGCGCTAATCATCTTAAGTATCTATTCATTGATTTTATCTGTTGCCGTTGTAATTGCAGATTTTTATGGACTGAAGCTAAAATTTTGGTAA
- the LOC108209684 gene encoding uncharacterized protein At4g17910 isoform X1 gives MENPVIKPLSSPSLNPNKLLKEQFVSNLNGCSMFEIFVLTSMLSVAILIRRCIGFHGTTNHGDTDSSLKKNDDAIVATKKWSSYMVTTAVDFVFVVIPLIIFPTVLADWTYINAILLLTVLLLCFTYRRCVSSVSLEGVQPVRTYISSYRVTMMLVTCFCILAVDFNIFPRRYAKTETYGTSVMDLGVGAYVLANSLVSRQARGIMKTSLRNALQSASPLLFLGFARIAFTSGVDYQVHVGEYGVHWNFFFTLAAVSILTSVVNIPPNYCGILGSLILIGYQVFLVRGLNLYLLSEERGSDIISQNKEGIYSIFGYWGLYLVGVQLGNFLFFGNHFSATITNNWSRIRVWILAILFWLLTLFLNQYVEKASRRMCNLAYVTYVLAANLQFLAMAMLADYIPGPKISILEEAFSKNLLGTFLLANLMTGLVNLSIDTIYVSPLPALIILSIYSLILSVAVVIADFYGLKLKFW, from the exons ATGGAGAATCCTGTAATAAAGCCGTTGTCATCGCCATCTCTCAATCCAAACAAGCTTTTGAAAGAAca GTTCGTTAGCAACTTAAATGGATGCTCAATGTTTGAAATATTCGTATTAACGTCCATGCTTTCG GTTGCAATACTCATACGTCGCTGCATTGGTTTCCATGGAACAACTA ATCATGGTGACACGGATTCCTCACtcaagaaaaatgatgatgcaATTGTTGCGACAAAGAAGTGGAGTTCGTACATGGTGACAACTGCAGTTGATTTTGTATTCGTTGTCATTCCTCTTATTATATTTCCAACT GTCCTGGCAGATTGGACTTACATTAATGCTATCTTATTGTTGACAGTGCTACTTTTATGTTTTACATATAGGAG ATGTGTTTCTTCTGTTTCCCTGGAAGGGGTTCAGCCTGTTAGGACATATATCTCATCATACAGAGTTACAATG ATGCTTGTTACATGCTTCTGTATTTTGGCTGTTGACTTCAATATATTTCCTCGGCGATATGCTAAAACTGAGACTTACGGCACTAGTGTG ATGGACCTTGGGGTAGGTGCATATGTTTTGGCGAATTCGCTGGTGTCACGTCAGGCTCGGGGCATCATGAAAAC GAGTTTGAGAAATGCACTCCAGTCAGCTAGTCCACTTCTTTTCTTAGGGTTTGCTCGCATTGCTTTCACTTCAGGAGTTGACTatcaa GTTCACGTGGGGGAATATGGAGTACATTGGAACTTTTTCTTCACACTTGCTGCTGTATCTATACTAACATCAGTAGTAAACATTCCCCCAAATTATTGTGGGATTCTAGGTTCATTAATACTAATAG GTTATCAAGTTTTCTTGGTGCGCggcttaaatttatatttgctTTCTGAAGAAAGGGGATCAGACATCATTAGCCAAAATAAGGAAGGAATCTATAGTATATTTG GATACTGGGGCTTGTATCTTGTTGGTGTCCAGTTGGGCAACTTTCTTTTTTTCGGAAATCATTTTTCTGCAACAATCACAAATAATTGGTCTAGAATCAGAGTTTGGATTCTTGCAATTCTGTTCtg GCTTTTAACATTATTCCTCAACCAGTATGTTGAAAAGGCCTCTCGCAGAATG TGTAACTTGGCATATGTGACCTATGTACTGGCAGCGAACCTACAG TTTCTGGCTATGGCAATGCTGGCTGATTATATTCCTGGACCCAAAATTTCCATACTTGAAGAAGCATTTAGCAAAAACTTATTGGGGACATTCCTTTTG GCAAATTTGATGACAGGGTTGGTGAATTTGTCCATAGATACCATATACGTATCTCCCTTGCCTGCGCTAATCATCTTAAGTATCTATTCATTGATTTTATCTGTTGCCGTTGTAATTGCAGATTTTTATGGACTGAAGCTAAAATTTTGGTAA
- the LOC108209686 gene encoding transcription factor bHLH71: MAMETLSSSELLDFIIYDTFSATPYTCNATLDTCSFQLQENHAQKFQHEEYIALAAAAAGNSLNNTSSSSMTLSVKPESTEEQRSLGVQGRKKRRRRPKVCKNKEEAETQRMTHITVERNRRKQMNEHLSVLRCLMPESYVQRGDQASIVGGAIDFVKELEHVLQSLEAKKILQSQAAGEKDPAEPTPFAQFFAFPQFTCSQTPNKHYTCSTTSGAIADIEVTLVETHASIRVLSRRRLRQLSRLIGGFQALYLTILHLNVTSLEPMVLYSISTKVEEGCHLKSSDDIAGAVHQMLIIIEGEEGEAIGSVAYAADLPSGS, translated from the exons ATGGCCATGGAAACACTTTCTTCAAGTGAACTATTAGACTTTATAATCTATGACACATTCTCTGCTACTCCATACACCTGCAATGCCACTTTAGATACTTGTAGTTTCCAGCTTCAAGAAAATCATGCTCAAAAGTTTCAACATGAAGAATATATAGCtcttgctgctgctgctgctggtaATTCCCTCAATAATACCTCTTCTTCTTCAATGACTCTCTCCGTAAAGCCCGAAAGCACCGAAGAGCAGCGGAGCTTGGGTGTCCAGGGGAGGAAGAAGAGGCGGCGAAGACCCAAAGTATGCAAGAACAAAGAAGAGGCCGAGACTCAAAGAATGACTCACATTACTGTGGAGAGAAATCGAAGGAAACAGATGAATGAGCATCTCTCCGTGCTGCGGTGTCTCATGCCGGAGTCTTATGTTCAAAGG GGTGATCAAGCCTCTATAGTTGGCGGTGCTATAGACTTTGTAAAAGAACTGGAGCATGTTCTACAAAGCCTTGAAGCTAAAAAAATCCTACAATCACAAGCAGCTGGTGAAAAAGACCCTGCTGAGCCAACCCCATTCGCACAATTCTTCGCATTTCCTCAATTCACCTGCTCTCAAACCCCTAACAAACATTACACATGTAGCACAACGAGTGGCGCAATTGCAGATATTGAAGTGACCTTAGTGGAAACTCATGCAAGCATTAGGGTTCTATCGCGACGACGCCTCAGGCAGCTCTCGAGATTAATTGGCGGTTTTCAGGCACTTTATTTGACCATACTTCACCTGAATGTTACCAGCTTGGAACCCATGGTTCTCTACTCCATCAGTACTAAG GTAGAAGAAGGATGCCACCTAAAATCATCGGATGACATAGCAGGCGCAGTACACCAAATGCTGATAATAATTGAAGGAGAAGAAGGAGAAGCTATAGGTAGCGTGGCCTATGCTGCAGATTTACCCTCAGGATCGTAG
- the LOC108208720 gene encoding 33 kDa ribonucleoprotein, chloroplastic — translation MAALEAAFTLFSSYPSFLSSNYAYPFRQQASSSINLQVSTFTPTLSVKFPLLSSNKHSRKSRFQVLTAVEEEIEVEKVEENVQLFQKRKLFVYNLPWSLSVADIKNLFSECGTVIDIEIIKKNGKSKGYAFVTMSSPEEAQAVVEKFDSQELSGRLITVEFAKRLKKPSPPPPDSAPPGKERYKLYVSNLAWKVRANDLREFFAANYKPVSTRVVFNKNPSGNSAGYGFVSFATREEAETAISDLNGKELLGRPIALKFSEKSIDESASKEIITPEEQPEES, via the exons ATGGCGGCACTAGAAGCAGCTTTCACTCTCTTCTCCTCCTACCCTTCATTTTTATCCTCAAATTATGCGTACCCTTTTCGCCAACAAGCTTCATCTTCaataaatcttcaagtttcCACTTTTACCCCTACCCTTTCTGTCAAATTCCCCCTTTTATCCTCTAACAAACATTCAAGAAAATCAAGATTTCAAGTGCTCACAGCAGTTGAGGAGGAGATTGAAGTAGAAAAAGTAGAAGAGAATGTTCAATTGTTTCAAAAAAGAAAGCTTTTTGTTTACAATTTGCCGTGGTCTTTAAGTGTTGCTGATATCAAGAACCTGTTCAGCGAATGTGGCACTGTCATAGATATTGAG ATTATAAAGAAGAATGGGAAGAGCAAAGGGTATGCATTTGTCACAATGTCTTCTCCAGAAGAGGCTCAGGCAGTTGTTGAAAAGTTTGACTCTCAG GAATTGTCAGGCAGGCTTATCACTGTAGAGTTTGCAAAGAGATTAAAAAAGCCTTCCCCACCTCCGCCAGATAGTGCCCCTCCTGGGAAAGAACGCTATAAACTTTATGTGTCCAATCTTGCATGGAAAGTGAGGGCAAATGATCTCAGAGAATTTTTTGCTGCCAACTATAAGCCAGTTTCAACCAGagttgtttttaataaaaatcctTCAGGAAATTCCGCAGGCTATGGATTTGTCTCATTTGCTACAAGGGAGGAAGCGGAGACTGCAATTTCCGATTTGAATGGAAAG GAATTGTTAGGCAGACCAATTGCCTTAAAATTTAGTGAAAAGAGCATAGATGAATCTGCAAGTAAAGAAATAATTACTCCCGAGGAACAGCCTGAAGAGTCGTAA